DNA sequence from the Streptomyces sp. HUAS 15-9 genome:
CCGGCACGGCCTCGGCGGGCAACCGGGACGCCCTGGCAGCGGCGGCGAAAGGGTTCGCCACGGCCCGTGTGCCGTTCGACGCCTACCTCGACGACCAGGGCCGTATCCGCAAGCTCAGAGAGCACTTCAGCTTTGTCAACGGGGAGCAGAAGGCCGCCGTGGCGGTCGCCTCGACGACACTGCTGTACGACTTCGGGGCCCCCGCGGACGTACGGCTGCCACGCGAGAAGGACATCTACGCGGGCCGTATCGCAGAAAACCAGCCAAAGAACTAGCCGGTAACCATCTCGCGAACTAGCCCGTCCGTGCCATGCGCGGTGTGTAGACCACTGCCTACTCTAGGAATTCGGTGACGGCAGAGAAGAGGTGATGCACGTGGCTCCGGTCGGCGGTACGGCAGTTCAGGACCACGTGGCCCTCGCCGAGATCGAGCTGTGCGGAGACCTGATCATCGCGGCCTCGGCCGCCCACGAGGACCGGCTCAGCCTTGAGAGCATCGACGAGGTGCTGAAAGTGGCCCAGGAGCGTGACACCTCCGGCGAGTAGGCCGGGTGTCCCACGGGCGGGTGGGGGGACCGCCCGCCCCGTGACTCCTCCTGTCCCCTGCTTGTCCTGTACGACTTGTCGTGTACGCGGTCAGGTGCGCAGCAGGCGTCCGATCGCCTTGGTCGCCTCGTCCACCTTCGCGTCGATCTCGTCTCCGCCCTTGACGGCCGCGTCCGCGACGCAGTGCCGCAGATGCTCCTCCAGGAGCTGCAGCGCGAAGGACTGCAGGGCCTTGGTGGAGGCGGACACCTGCGTGAGTATGTCGATGCAGTAGACGTCCTCGTCGACCATGCGCTGCAGCCCGCGGATCTGCCCCTCGATCCGGCGCAGCCGCTTGAGGTGCTCGTCCTTCTGCTTGTGGTACCCGTGCGTCGCGCCTTGGTGCTCACCCTCGGAGGGCGCCGTGGCGCCGGCCTCGGTGGTCGTCATCGCGTCCTCCAGACATATACCCCTAGTGGGTATATGGTAACGAACTTTGCTGGGTATAGGGCCCTTGGTACGCCCCCCTGATGATCGATCTGTCCGATGGGCGACACTGGAGGACGGCCCGATAGCCGTGGCCGGATGTTGCCCCTAGCATCAGCCTGACCGAAACCGAAGCACCCCGAGGATCCCACGTGCGCTTTCGTCTGACCCCCAGGGAGACGAGCTTCTACGACATGTTCGCCGCGTCCGCGGACAACATCGTCACCGGCTCGAAACTCCTGATGGAACTGCTCGGGGCGGACGCTTCCGCCCGGGCCGAGATCGCAGAGCGTATGCGGGCAGCGGAACACGCGGGTGACGACGCCACGCACGCGATCTTCCACCAGCTGAACTCCTCGTTCATCACGCCGTTCGACCGTGAGGACATCTACTCGCTGGCGTCCTCCCTCGACGACATCATGGACTTCATGGAGGAGGCCGTCGACCTGGTCGTCCTCTACAACATCGAGGAACTGCCGAAGGGCGTAGAGCAGCAGATCGAGGTGCTGGCACGGGCGGCCGAGCTGACCGCCGAGGCCATGCCGCACCTGCGCACCCTGGACAACCTCACCGAGTACTGGATCGAGGTCAACCGCCTGGAGAACCAGGCGGACCAGATCCACAGAAAGCTTCTTGCACACCTCTTCAACGGCAAGTACGACG
Encoded proteins:
- a CDS encoding DUF47 domain-containing protein — its product is MRFRLTPRETSFYDMFAASADNIVTGSKLLMELLGADASARAEIAERMRAAEHAGDDATHAIFHQLNSSFITPFDREDIYSLASSLDDIMDFMEEAVDLVVLYNIEELPKGVEQQIEVLARAAELTAEAMPHLRTLDNLTEYWIEVNRLENQADQIHRKLLAHLFNGKYDAIEVLKLKQIVDVLEEAADAFEHVANTVETIAVKES
- a CDS encoding metal-sensitive transcriptional regulator, encoding MTTTEAGATAPSEGEHQGATHGYHKQKDEHLKRLRRIEGQIRGLQRMVDEDVYCIDILTQVSASTKALQSFALQLLEEHLRHCVADAAVKGGDEIDAKVDEATKAIGRLLRT